The genomic segment GTAGTTCACTCATTGTTAAATTCACAGTGGACCCCGATGCATGTAAGGCATGCGGCATCTGCTACAATCTAATAGCCTGCCCAGCCATAGCACCCCTTGAGAACAGGAAGGCTTGGATCGACCCCAATATGTGCGTGGGATGCTCAGTATGCGCTCAAGTCTGCCCTTACAATGCAATAAAGCCCAGCGGTAATGCAAAGGAGTGGCTTGATAAGTGGGCTGAAATGTGAGGTGATGGTATGAAGATGAACATATATTTAACCGGCGTTGGTGGTCAAGGATTAATCACCTTCGCCTCAGTGCTTGGTCAAGCAGCATTGCATTCCGGACTTAAGGCACTGGTGGCTGAGACCCATGGATTAAGCCAGAGGGGTGGTTCCGTAGACGTACATCTAAGGATCGGTAATGTACATGCACCCTTAATACCTAGGGGGAATGCAGACATTATAGTGGCCTTTGAATTACTGGAAGCCTTTAGGGCATTGAACTACGCTAATGATAACACCGTGATAGTGGTTAATAAGCGATTAATCAGACCACCAACCACTAGAGCCAAAATACCCAGTATCAATGAATTAGTAAGCGAGTTACGTAAGATGAATAACACTGTTTACGTAATTGATGCCTACAATGAAGCCCTTAAGCTCGGTAACGCGATCTTTGAGAACATGGTAATGTTAGGAGCCTTGTACTCAGTATCCGATGTGAGTAAATTCATAAGTACGAAGGCAATTGAGGAATCAATTAAAGAGGTTATCAAGAGGGAGCGGGAGGAAAATATAAAGGCATTCCATGTAGGTATGGGGCTCATTAATACGCAAAGGCAATAATAATGCGAAGAATATTGCCTCGAATATGCTTAATAACGATATATAATGTATTATTGTATTTTTAGCATACCATCAAGTATACTCATGTTTAGAATTTATAAGGAAGATATTGAATTATTTTTAATGAATACGCAATGTACAATTTACTTCTCCTTTACTATTCTTAAATCAATGCCTATTGTTTCCGGACCAATTGCCGCAGCCACTCCATATACAATACCAGCTAGTATTAGCCAGAACGCAGCCACAAACCATATATTAGTCCCCTCTATGGTTGCAAACGCGCTGTAAAGTGGTATTGAGTATAGTGGTATCCATGCAGATATGAATATACCGGAACTATAACCAAAACCAACACCACTACCCCTCCTCTGCGTGGCAAAACGCTCACTTAGGTAAACGGGCACTAAGCCCCAGGGCCATTGGGAGAGCCAACCCATTAGAAGGGCACCAAGGACTAGTAACGGTACGCTCCTAACCACAGCGCTATAGTAAACAACATAGTAAGCTGGGACTGCAAGTACTGCGGATACCACTGCGGCGATTATTAAGGCACGTTTTCTACCAATGAAGTCACTGGCTAAGCCCCACAGCGTTGCTGCTATGGCTGCGAATATACCCATTATACCATAGTAAAAGCTCGCCAAACCCTCCGGTAAGCCAGCCCTTGTATATATACCCACTGCAAAATCAAACATTGAGTAGGAGCTAAAGAATAAGCCAGTCATAAAGACAAGAACCTGCAGAAACGTCCAAAGGGCGGGAGGCTTAAAGATGCTGAAGAACGGTATCCTCTCAAGCTGGCCCTTCTCCTTAGCCTCCTGGAAGATTGGCGTATCCGGCATTGTATACCTAATTATGAAGGCCACAACGGCTGGTATTAGGCCCGTTAGGAACACGTACCTCCAAGCA from the Caldivirga maquilingensis IC-167 genome contains:
- a CDS encoding MFS transporter, yielding MARIQWASKHYEWPPNAGKAIASQFLGFFLDAYDLTFVTAMTPILATVLFPSTLAKSVVGYFLTLLGYAFTMIARPVGSALFGNYADRIGRRDTLMITILGYSLASAVTAAIPTYAAVGWAAFWIYAVLRFILGVFVGGEYAAGHPFAMEYSAPRWRGLVSGIVQGGFSWGVALGGLVVAGFTALFGVKAMYAYAWRYVFLTGLIPAVVAFIIRYTMPDTPIFQEAKEKGQLERIPFFSIFKPPALWTFLQVLVFMTGLFFSSYSMFDFAVGIYTRAGLPEGLASFYYGIMGIFAAIAATLWGLASDFIGRKRALIIAAVVSAVLAVPAYYVVYYSAVVRSVPLLVLGALLMGWLSQWPWGLVPVYLSERFATQRRGSGVGFGYSSGIFISAWIPLYSIPLYSAFATIEGTNIWFVAAFWLILAGIVYGVAAAIGPETIGIDLRIVKEK
- a CDS encoding indolepyruvate oxidoreductase subunit beta, which produces MKMNIYLTGVGGQGLITFASVLGQAALHSGLKALVAETHGLSQRGGSVDVHLRIGNVHAPLIPRGNADIIVAFELLEAFRALNYANDNTVIVVNKRLIRPPTTRAKIPSINELVSELRKMNNTVYVIDAYNEALKLGNAIFENMVMLGALYSVSDVSKFISTKAIEESIKEVIKREREENIKAFHVGMGLINTQRQ